One window of the Tachypleus tridentatus isolate NWPU-2018 chromosome 10, ASM421037v1, whole genome shotgun sequence genome contains the following:
- the LOC143228827 gene encoding ATP-dependent DNA helicase DDX31 isoform X1 encodes MEENNSSSSLLLNLNEQKTDLQVQRPSNKKQEWYAEDQDLAKVKTKKGFRKDKNYTKELKRSEDSKTSHDETTHALPFISSLFRHNPEIPVVELASVKQKEEPLFLDQEFEDLKLHPHLVACLRDRFDITKMTAVQQKTIPVLLSGRNALVKSSTGSGKTLAYAIPVIQKLQEITPKLKRSDGIHAVVIAPTRELVIQSYEYFENLCRAFTWLVPGYLMGGEKKKSEKARIRKGLSVLISTPGRLLDHVENTANLSFSNVKWFIIDEADRLLDMGFQQAILKIANKLKEHSYDSLQTVLLSATLTKEVENLAGTTLADPAVIDLAANSEEVAMTCEDFVVPSLLEQHFIITPVKLRLITLSSFIVDKLAVGGLKAIVFMATQDVVDFHNDLFSVKLQRLLTDSGYSVLFFKLHGNMHQQERVKVFKEFRDCRAGILLCTDVAARGLDLPCVDWILQYSAPSRAEDYVHRVGRTARIGTKGNALLLLSPSETGFLKLLLHHKTSLKEVHLKHLLPSLKLLVLDIEGDGRVQKPYTAEEHATALQLKFENHVYHNQKLLDCARKAFVSYVRSYASYPKNLKEVLPFKSLHLGHVAKSFCLREAPSVLGIKGVEVRSREKHFTKKRPDKELKRRSSLQQFSEFDSGLGQSAAKRSKTTKKSKVLKKPRKSQFR; translated from the exons atGGAGGAAAATAATTCAAGTTCGTCACTTTTACTAAACTTGAATGAGCAGAAGACTGATTTGCAG GTTCAAAGACCATCTAATAAGAAACAAGAATGGTATGCTGAGGACCAAGATCTGgctaaagtaaaaacaaagaaaggttTCAGAAAGGACAAAAACTACACGAAGGAGCTGAAAAGAAGTGAAGACAGTAAAACTTCCCACGATGAAACTACACATGCACTTCCTTTCATATCGTCTCTTTTTAGACACAATCCCGAAATTCCTGTTGTAGAACT tgcCAGTGTTAAACAAAAGGAAGAGCCATTATTCTTAGACCAGGAATTTGAAGACCTAAAACTCCATCCCCATTTG GTTGCCTGTTTGCGAGATAGATTTGATATCACAAAGATGACAGCTGTACAACAAAAAACTATTCCAGTGTTGCTCTCTGGAAGGAACGCCTTGGTGAAGTCCTCAACAGGATCTG GTAAAACTTTAGCCTATGCTATTCCAGTCATCCAGAAACTGCAAGAAATTACTCCCAAGTTAAAGAGATCCGATGGAATACATGCCGTAGTGATTGCACCTACCAGAGAA TTGGTCATCCAGAGCTATGAATATTTTGAGAACCTGTGCAGG GCGTTCACTTGGCTCGTTCCTGGTTATCTGATGGGAGGAGAAAAGAAGAAATCTGAGAAGGCAAG GATTCGTAAAGGGCTGTCTGTGTTGATCAGTACGCCAGGACGACTGCTCGATCACGTGGAAAACACAGCAAACTTGTCTTTTAGCAACGTCAAATGGTTTATTATTGATGAGGCTGATAG ACTTTTAGATATGGGTTTTCAGCAAGCCATTCTGAAGATTGCTAACAAGTTGAAAGAACATTCTTATGACAGTCTACAGACTGTGTTGCTGTCTGCAACATTAACTAAAG AAGTGGAAAACTTAGCTGGCACAACCCTCGCCGACCCCGCGGTTATTGATCTAGCTGCAAATTCTGAAGAAGTTGCCATGACATGTGAAGATTTTGTTGTCCCGTCACTGTTGGAGCAGCATTTCATCATAACCCCAGTGAAGCTTCGACTGATCACGTTGTCTTCCTTCATCGTTGACAAGTTAGCCGTTGGTGGCTTGAAAGCTATAGTCTTTATGGCAACCCAGGATGTAGTTGACTTTCACAATGACTTGTTTTCTGTAAAGTTGCAAAGGCTTTTAACAGACAGTGGCTATTCAGTTTTGTTCTTCAAGCTCCATGGTAACATGCACCAACAG GAACGGGTTAAAGTTTTCAAAGAGTTCAGAGATTGTCGGGCTGGGATTCTTCTATGTACT GATGTTGCAGCCAGAGGCTTGGATCTGCCTTGCGTTGACTGGATCCTTCAGTATAGCGCACCTTCAAGAGCAGAAGACTACGTTCACCGTGTTGGTCGCACCGCTCGGATAGGCACCAAAGGAAATGCTTTACTTTTGTTGTCACCGAGTGAGACAGGCTTCTTGAAACTACTGTTGCACCACAAGACCAG cttAAAGGAAGTCCATTTAAAACATCTTCTTCCATCCTTGAAGCTGTTGGTTCTTGATATCGAAGGAGATGGCAGA gtTCAAAAACCCTACACAGCTGAAGAACATGCCACTGCCCTGCAGCTGAAGTTTGAAAACCACGTATATCACAACCAGAAGCTGCTAGACTGTGCTAGAAAAG ctttTGTCTCGTACGTCCGATCGTATGCATCGTATCCTAAGAACTTGAAAGAAGTGTTGCCCTTTAAATCTCTTCATTTGGGTCATGTCGCAAAAAGTTTTTGTCTTCGGGAAGCTCCGTCGGTGCTTGGAATTAAAGGGGTAGAAGTGAGAAGCAGAGAGAAACACTTCACAAAGAAAAGACC AGACAAGGAATTGAAGAGGAGGTCTTCGTTACAACAGTTTTCAGAATTTGACAGTGGACTTGGTCAATCCGCTGCAAAACGCAGTAAGACCACCAAGAAAAGTAAAGTACTAAAGAAGCCAAGAAAATCACAATTTAGATAA
- the LOC143228827 gene encoding ATP-dependent DNA helicase DDX31 isoform X2 yields the protein MEENNSSSSLLLNLNEQKTDLQVQRPSNKKQEWYAEDQDLAKVKTKKGFRKDKNYTKELKRSEDSKTSHDETTHALPFISSLFRHNPEIPVVELASVKQKEEPLFLDQEFEDLKLHPHLVACLRDRFDITKMTAVQQKTIPVLLSGRNALVKSSTGSVIQKLQEITPKLKRSDGIHAVVIAPTRELVIQSYEYFENLCRAFTWLVPGYLMGGEKKKSEKARIRKGLSVLISTPGRLLDHVENTANLSFSNVKWFIIDEADRLLDMGFQQAILKIANKLKEHSYDSLQTVLLSATLTKEVENLAGTTLADPAVIDLAANSEEVAMTCEDFVVPSLLEQHFIITPVKLRLITLSSFIVDKLAVGGLKAIVFMATQDVVDFHNDLFSVKLQRLLTDSGYSVLFFKLHGNMHQQERVKVFKEFRDCRAGILLCTDVAARGLDLPCVDWILQYSAPSRAEDYVHRVGRTARIGTKGNALLLLSPSETGFLKLLLHHKTSLKEVHLKHLLPSLKLLVLDIEGDGRVQKPYTAEEHATALQLKFENHVYHNQKLLDCARKAFVSYVRSYASYPKNLKEVLPFKSLHLGHVAKSFCLREAPSVLGIKGVEVRSREKHFTKKRPDKELKRRSSLQQFSEFDSGLGQSAAKRSKTTKKSKVLKKPRKSQFR from the exons atGGAGGAAAATAATTCAAGTTCGTCACTTTTACTAAACTTGAATGAGCAGAAGACTGATTTGCAG GTTCAAAGACCATCTAATAAGAAACAAGAATGGTATGCTGAGGACCAAGATCTGgctaaagtaaaaacaaagaaaggttTCAGAAAGGACAAAAACTACACGAAGGAGCTGAAAAGAAGTGAAGACAGTAAAACTTCCCACGATGAAACTACACATGCACTTCCTTTCATATCGTCTCTTTTTAGACACAATCCCGAAATTCCTGTTGTAGAACT tgcCAGTGTTAAACAAAAGGAAGAGCCATTATTCTTAGACCAGGAATTTGAAGACCTAAAACTCCATCCCCATTTG GTTGCCTGTTTGCGAGATAGATTTGATATCACAAAGATGACAGCTGTACAACAAAAAACTATTCCAGTGTTGCTCTCTGGAAGGAACGCCTTGGTGAAGTCCTCAACAGGATCTG TCATCCAGAAACTGCAAGAAATTACTCCCAAGTTAAAGAGATCCGATGGAATACATGCCGTAGTGATTGCACCTACCAGAGAA TTGGTCATCCAGAGCTATGAATATTTTGAGAACCTGTGCAGG GCGTTCACTTGGCTCGTTCCTGGTTATCTGATGGGAGGAGAAAAGAAGAAATCTGAGAAGGCAAG GATTCGTAAAGGGCTGTCTGTGTTGATCAGTACGCCAGGACGACTGCTCGATCACGTGGAAAACACAGCAAACTTGTCTTTTAGCAACGTCAAATGGTTTATTATTGATGAGGCTGATAG ACTTTTAGATATGGGTTTTCAGCAAGCCATTCTGAAGATTGCTAACAAGTTGAAAGAACATTCTTATGACAGTCTACAGACTGTGTTGCTGTCTGCAACATTAACTAAAG AAGTGGAAAACTTAGCTGGCACAACCCTCGCCGACCCCGCGGTTATTGATCTAGCTGCAAATTCTGAAGAAGTTGCCATGACATGTGAAGATTTTGTTGTCCCGTCACTGTTGGAGCAGCATTTCATCATAACCCCAGTGAAGCTTCGACTGATCACGTTGTCTTCCTTCATCGTTGACAAGTTAGCCGTTGGTGGCTTGAAAGCTATAGTCTTTATGGCAACCCAGGATGTAGTTGACTTTCACAATGACTTGTTTTCTGTAAAGTTGCAAAGGCTTTTAACAGACAGTGGCTATTCAGTTTTGTTCTTCAAGCTCCATGGTAACATGCACCAACAG GAACGGGTTAAAGTTTTCAAAGAGTTCAGAGATTGTCGGGCTGGGATTCTTCTATGTACT GATGTTGCAGCCAGAGGCTTGGATCTGCCTTGCGTTGACTGGATCCTTCAGTATAGCGCACCTTCAAGAGCAGAAGACTACGTTCACCGTGTTGGTCGCACCGCTCGGATAGGCACCAAAGGAAATGCTTTACTTTTGTTGTCACCGAGTGAGACAGGCTTCTTGAAACTACTGTTGCACCACAAGACCAG cttAAAGGAAGTCCATTTAAAACATCTTCTTCCATCCTTGAAGCTGTTGGTTCTTGATATCGAAGGAGATGGCAGA gtTCAAAAACCCTACACAGCTGAAGAACATGCCACTGCCCTGCAGCTGAAGTTTGAAAACCACGTATATCACAACCAGAAGCTGCTAGACTGTGCTAGAAAAG ctttTGTCTCGTACGTCCGATCGTATGCATCGTATCCTAAGAACTTGAAAGAAGTGTTGCCCTTTAAATCTCTTCATTTGGGTCATGTCGCAAAAAGTTTTTGTCTTCGGGAAGCTCCGTCGGTGCTTGGAATTAAAGGGGTAGAAGTGAGAAGCAGAGAGAAACACTTCACAAAGAAAAGACC AGACAAGGAATTGAAGAGGAGGTCTTCGTTACAACAGTTTTCAGAATTTGACAGTGGACTTGGTCAATCCGCTGCAAAACGCAGTAAGACCACCAAGAAAAGTAAAGTACTAAAGAAGCCAAGAAAATCACAATTTAGATAA
- the LOC143228827 gene encoding ATP-dependent DNA helicase DDX31 isoform X3, with protein MTAVQQKTIPVLLSGRNALVKSSTGSGKTLAYAIPVIQKLQEITPKLKRSDGIHAVVIAPTRELVIQSYEYFENLCRAFTWLVPGYLMGGEKKKSEKARIRKGLSVLISTPGRLLDHVENTANLSFSNVKWFIIDEADRLLDMGFQQAILKIANKLKEHSYDSLQTVLLSATLTKEVENLAGTTLADPAVIDLAANSEEVAMTCEDFVVPSLLEQHFIITPVKLRLITLSSFIVDKLAVGGLKAIVFMATQDVVDFHNDLFSVKLQRLLTDSGYSVLFFKLHGNMHQQERVKVFKEFRDCRAGILLCTDVAARGLDLPCVDWILQYSAPSRAEDYVHRVGRTARIGTKGNALLLLSPSETGFLKLLLHHKTSLKEVHLKHLLPSLKLLVLDIEGDGRVQKPYTAEEHATALQLKFENHVYHNQKLLDCARKAFVSYVRSYASYPKNLKEVLPFKSLHLGHVAKSFCLREAPSVLGIKGVEVRSREKHFTKKRPDKELKRRSSLQQFSEFDSGLGQSAAKRSKTTKKSKVLKKPRKSQFR; from the exons ATGACAGCTGTACAACAAAAAACTATTCCAGTGTTGCTCTCTGGAAGGAACGCCTTGGTGAAGTCCTCAACAGGATCTG GTAAAACTTTAGCCTATGCTATTCCAGTCATCCAGAAACTGCAAGAAATTACTCCCAAGTTAAAGAGATCCGATGGAATACATGCCGTAGTGATTGCACCTACCAGAGAA TTGGTCATCCAGAGCTATGAATATTTTGAGAACCTGTGCAGG GCGTTCACTTGGCTCGTTCCTGGTTATCTGATGGGAGGAGAAAAGAAGAAATCTGAGAAGGCAAG GATTCGTAAAGGGCTGTCTGTGTTGATCAGTACGCCAGGACGACTGCTCGATCACGTGGAAAACACAGCAAACTTGTCTTTTAGCAACGTCAAATGGTTTATTATTGATGAGGCTGATAG ACTTTTAGATATGGGTTTTCAGCAAGCCATTCTGAAGATTGCTAACAAGTTGAAAGAACATTCTTATGACAGTCTACAGACTGTGTTGCTGTCTGCAACATTAACTAAAG AAGTGGAAAACTTAGCTGGCACAACCCTCGCCGACCCCGCGGTTATTGATCTAGCTGCAAATTCTGAAGAAGTTGCCATGACATGTGAAGATTTTGTTGTCCCGTCACTGTTGGAGCAGCATTTCATCATAACCCCAGTGAAGCTTCGACTGATCACGTTGTCTTCCTTCATCGTTGACAAGTTAGCCGTTGGTGGCTTGAAAGCTATAGTCTTTATGGCAACCCAGGATGTAGTTGACTTTCACAATGACTTGTTTTCTGTAAAGTTGCAAAGGCTTTTAACAGACAGTGGCTATTCAGTTTTGTTCTTCAAGCTCCATGGTAACATGCACCAACAG GAACGGGTTAAAGTTTTCAAAGAGTTCAGAGATTGTCGGGCTGGGATTCTTCTATGTACT GATGTTGCAGCCAGAGGCTTGGATCTGCCTTGCGTTGACTGGATCCTTCAGTATAGCGCACCTTCAAGAGCAGAAGACTACGTTCACCGTGTTGGTCGCACCGCTCGGATAGGCACCAAAGGAAATGCTTTACTTTTGTTGTCACCGAGTGAGACAGGCTTCTTGAAACTACTGTTGCACCACAAGACCAG cttAAAGGAAGTCCATTTAAAACATCTTCTTCCATCCTTGAAGCTGTTGGTTCTTGATATCGAAGGAGATGGCAGA gtTCAAAAACCCTACACAGCTGAAGAACATGCCACTGCCCTGCAGCTGAAGTTTGAAAACCACGTATATCACAACCAGAAGCTGCTAGACTGTGCTAGAAAAG ctttTGTCTCGTACGTCCGATCGTATGCATCGTATCCTAAGAACTTGAAAGAAGTGTTGCCCTTTAAATCTCTTCATTTGGGTCATGTCGCAAAAAGTTTTTGTCTTCGGGAAGCTCCGTCGGTGCTTGGAATTAAAGGGGTAGAAGTGAGAAGCAGAGAGAAACACTTCACAAAGAAAAGACC AGACAAGGAATTGAAGAGGAGGTCTTCGTTACAACAGTTTTCAGAATTTGACAGTGGACTTGGTCAATCCGCTGCAAAACGCAGTAAGACCACCAAGAAAAGTAAAGTACTAAAGAAGCCAAGAAAATCACAATTTAGATAA